The proteins below come from a single Ictalurus furcatus strain D&B chromosome 15, Billie_1.0, whole genome shotgun sequence genomic window:
- the fam43b gene encoding protein FAM43B, whose protein sequence is MLPWKRSKFVLVEDDSKSKAKSLSAGLTYHSLLSSLLRSCPDLVPECPFHWLAGVFNNKRQKVELNKEEPIYSVRYLGSVVTVVAKGEGCTHDAVAKIWASSNYGEQSAKMKLSVGPHGIRMGCRRKPPHLYTLNRITYCTTDPYRPKILAWIYRHQVKHKAVVLRCHAVLLAKADKAHAIALSLYQNSISAFSEFKRLKRQSDFRHRKQELLGEDIMPLMPLRKLLNGQCHYQPPADRPGNSNRLFSITEEDEEEEAEEEEGQADNKEEKVSNTDPPNPEPEEPPERELGYIVHGLDGFSITIKDEVHMTLSTLV, encoded by the coding sequence GGTGGAGGATGACTCCAAGAGCAAAGCGAAGAGCCTGAGCGCTGGACTCACCTACCACTCACTGCTGTCCTCGCTGCTGAGGTCGTGCCCTGACCTGGTGCCTGAGTGCCCCTTCCACTGGCTCGCCGGGGTTTTCAACAACAAGCGCCAGAAAGTGGAGCTAAATAAGGAGGAGCCCATATACAGCGTCCGCTACCTGGGAAGTGTAGTGACTGTAGTGGCCAAGGGTGAGGGCTGCACGCATGATGCTGTCGCCAAGATCTGGGCATCCAGCAACTACGGTGAGCAGAGTGCCAAGATGAAGCTGAGTGTAGGGCCACATGGCATACGTATGGGTTGCCGCAGGAAACCCCCGCACCTCTACACCCTTAACCGTATCACCTACTGCACAACAGACCCCTACCGACCCAAGATCTTGGCCTGGATCTACCGGCACCAGGTCAAGCACAAGGCAGTGGTTCTGCGTTGCCATGCCGTGCTTTTAGCCAAGGCAGACAAGGCTCATGCTATTGCTCTCAGCCTGTACCAGAACTCTATTTCAGCCTTCAGTGAGTTTAAGAGGCTCAAACGTCAGAGTGATTTCCGACATCGCAAGCAGGAACTGCTGGGAGAGGATATCATGCCACTCATGCCCCTACGGAAGCTGTTGAATGGACAGTGTCACTATCAGCCACCAGCAGACAGGCCTGGGAATTCCAACCGCCTGTTCTCTATCAccgaggaggatgaggaggaggaagcagaggaggaggaaggacaGGCAGACaacaaagaggaaaaagtaTCAAACACTGATCCACCAAATCCCGAGCCAGAGGAACCCCCTGAGAGAGAGCTGGGATACATAGTTCACGGACTAGACGGGTTTTCGATCACCATCAAAGACGAGGTGCACATGACGCTCAGCACACTTGTGTGA